Proteins co-encoded in one Nicotiana sylvestris chromosome 7, ASM39365v2, whole genome shotgun sequence genomic window:
- the LOC104217509 gene encoding mitochondrial import receptor subunit TOM40-1-like produces MATLVPPTTTVPPAGSKPAAVEPEKVDYSNLPCPIPYEEIHREALMSLKPELFEGLRFDFTKGLNQRFSLSHSVLMGPTELPSQSTETIKIPTAHYEFGANFIDPKLMLFGRVLTDGRVNARVKCDLSENLTLKANGQLTGEPHMSHGMVNFDYKGKDHRSQFQLGNGALFGASYIQSVTPHLSLGGEVFWAGQHRKSGIGYAARYNTDKMVATGQVASTGMVALSYVQKVSEKVSLASDFMYNYMSRDVTASFGYDYILRQCRLRGKIDSNGCVAAFLEERLNMGLNFILSAEVDHKKKDYKFGFGLTVGE; encoded by the exons ATGGCCACTCTCGTTCCTCCTACAACCACTGTTCCCCCAGCTGGTTCCAAACCGGCGGCTGTCGAACCGGAGAAAGTTGATTATTCGAACTTGCCTTGCCCTATTCCCTATGAAGAAATTCACCGCGAAGCTCTCA TGTCTTTAAAGCCAGAACTTTTTGAAGGATTGCGCTTTGATTTCACCAAAGGACTTAATCAGAGATTTTCACTCAGTCACAG TGTACTTATGGGTCCCACAGAACTTCCTTCTCAGTCTACAGAGACAATCAAAATTCCAACAGCTCACTATGAGTTTGGTGCTAACTTTATAGATCCGAAG CTGATGCTTTTCGGCAGAGTATTGACAGATGGAAGGGTTAATGCTAGAGTGAAGTGTGATTTATCTGAGAATCTTACCTTGAAGGCGAATGGTCAG TTGACCGGTGAGCCACACATGTCGCATGGCATGGTTAATTTCGACTACAAG GGAAAAGATCACAGGTCCCAATTTCAACTCGGGAATGGTGCATTATTTGGAGCCAGCTACATCCAG AGTGTCACTCCACATTTGTCTCTGGGTGGGGAAGTATTCTGGGCTGGCCAGCACCGGAAATCTGGCATTGGTTATGCTGCTCGCTATAATACTGATAAGATG GTTGCCACTGGGCAAGTTGCTAGCACTGGTATGGTCGCACTGAGCTATGTTCAGAAAGTTTCTGAAAAG GTCTCTCTTGCATCAGACTTTATGTACAACTACATGTCCAGAGATGTCACGGCAAGTTTTGGTTATGATTACATCCTCCGGCAG TGTCGTCTTAGAGGTAAAATTGATTCAAATGGCTGCGTTGCTGCTTTCCTGGAAGAGCGCTTGAACATGGGTCTTAATTTCATTCTTTCAGCTGAG GTTGACCATAAAAAGAAAGACTACAAGTTTGGTTTCGGGCTTACAGTGGGAGAATAG